The following nucleotide sequence is from Paenibacillus andongensis.
ATGACTGTGGACAGTGCGTTTTTGACCAAAACCAGAGGATACCATGATTAAACGGATCGGTTCCTCGCCATGGGTGGTTTGCAATTCACGAACAGTGAACGTAGCTTCCGATTCATTGGTCGAGGTGCTTTGACGACGATAAGAGTCGATCGAAATCACGTTGCTTCCTGAGGGTTCTGAAGTACGTTGGGCGGTTTGCTCCCAAGCAATAACAGGTGTTGCAGGTACAGCGTCATTCTGCGGTTTACTTGTTTGGTGTTCATGGCTCATAGCGGTTGCCTCCTCATTCTTTCGGTTTGGGATACACGGCTAACAAGACTTGATAGGCATCATTTTCGTCTTTGCAGCCCGAATATCGATCGACCAATTGCTGCACCATGGCAGCGTACTCCTCAACGAATGTTTGCCTTTGCTGTGCATCAGACAGATAGACCTGCAGCTGAAGCGTTGCACTTGGAATCTCTTCGCCTACATCGGATTGTTCCATAAGCAGCATGGCATCTCTTCGAATCCGCTCGGATGTGGTCACAAGGTGAGCCAAAGAACTCTGGTCCTTCAATCTCTGCAAGGTTTCGGGTTTCATACTTAGCGATTCGGCCAGCACAAATGTCTTGGCTATCGCTCTGTACAAGACTTCGACCAGATTGCGCACCTGGCGTGTGCCTACGCGCTCAACTAATCCAGCTTTCTCCAAAGCTTTGAGGTGATAGTTAATACGTTGAGCCGTTTCCCCGAGTGTTCGAGCTACTTCAGCAGCAGAGCCTGGTTCCAGCAGCTGAGCAATGATCTCCCCGCGAATAGGGTTCAGCAAGACGGTAGCTTGCTCTGGAGACTCGATGTAATAGCTGTCTTGAATATCTTTTAGCATGGAGTGGATAGCCTCCAGTACAAAGTGTGTGTTACGTAAAAATATTTTATTACGTGGATGATGAAATGTCAATGGGCGGTGGGGGGACCAACTGTTGGATGACAAATTGGTTTTGAAATTGACAATAAAGTTTTGAAATGACAAATATAGTTTTGAAATAGAGGTTTAGCTAGTTTGTTGGATGAGAAATTGCTTTTGAAGTAGACAATAATACTTTTGAAGTGACAATTAAAGTCTTGAAGTAACAAATTAAGTTTTGAAGTAAAGTAGGCGTTCACTCAATCTATTGGGTGAACGCTTATTACATTTTTTTCTATGATTCCCGTTAGCGTCGCATCCCTGCTTAGGGTGCGTGGATTGAAATATCTAACATCACCTTAACATCCTGCCATGTTTCTTTGGGTTGGATTAGGATGTGCTATTCGACTTTCAATTGATTAATTCTTTTTGACAGGTCCTACAGTTTGCGAGTTTGTTAGACATGTTTGATTTCTCCTTTTCAATGGACTGGCTCTTATAGAAACACACATAAGACAAACTGGAATTGACATATAAATTGCTGGAAAGAAGCTCTGAGAGGGAGGGAAGGTAAATGATGTTTCAACCACACCCAGATAATACCGCAATTGTGATTACAGACCCACAAAATGACTTTATGTGTCCTGGGGGGAGAGGCTATCATCTGACAAAAGCAAATATTGAACGAAACAATACGATACAAAACCTTGAACTATTAATGAGAACTGCCATGAATAAAGGATACCAACTATTTATATCACCCCATTATTTATACCCTCATGATTATAGCTGGCAATTTACAGGAAATGAACAAAAAATGTTATTAGGTCTTAGAATGTATCAAGTGGCAAATGCGTACACACCACCGTCATTTGGAGCTGATTTTGTTCATTCTTTAAAACCTTATATTTTTGATAGGAGAACCGTCGTTTCAACTCCACACAAGGTTGCTAGCCCACAAACAAATGACTTGGTTTACCAGTTACGACAACATAGAAAAGAGAAGATAATTATCGCAGGAGTGCTTTCCAACATTTGTGTAGAGTCCCATATGAGGCATTTAATCGAAACTGGTTTTGAAACAGCTGTTGTATACGATGCCACGGCAACAATAAGTGAAGAAGATTTTCAAGCAGCCGTTACGAATTACAAAGCATTTGCCAGTGCTAGTTGGACAACAATGGAAGCTATTTCATACTTATAAATCCTTTGAGCGCGACGAGAGGGTTTAAAACGTGCGAATGAAAGTTTGCTAGCAACTCGTTATGTAGATCTCCTAATACACGAAGAAGGTCTAAATCACGTTCTCTATAAAGAGTTGAGGTATGGTTTGTGGCTATCAGTACAATGAAATAGGATTATTCCAGACAAATGTAGGTAGATTTGTGTCGTTAGACAAATGTCGGATGATAAGAACATGGTTACATTAAAAGTCGCATTTGATGCGGCTTTTTCATTTTATGTCCTCAAGTTCTTGTCAAAATTAAATGACAAGAACTTTGGGACATTCCCGACGAATGCTCTGTAATCTTGAGCACTGTTTGTTGAGCTAACGGGCAGTAGAGCGTGGTGGCAATACGATACTCTTATTAACAAAACTGTAGGAAAAAGTAGTGGAACAAAGGTTTTTTTCATTTATAGTACGTTTCCACTCAGTCTTTCTAAACATAAATTAAAATTTGAGGGTGGTAAGATTTCTTATAAGTTGAGCAATTTTAAATGGTTATACGTATTCTTCTGCATATGCTTTTTACTTTAGAAGTAATACTGCCGTGTCTCAGGTAGTTGATGAAAAATCTTCTGTCTAAGCAAAAAATCCGCCGCACATCAACGACGGTTTTGCTCGAATAACAACACTAATTAACTGCTGGATCAATATTAACGGAAGCAGGGAATAAGAATGTAACCGTAGCATCCGGTGAAAAAGTAGCCGTAAGGACACCATAGTTCTTTACTAATACTGCAACTGTCGATGATATCGAAGGTCCTGCTCCACTAGTAAGAGTTGTATCGATTAACCGCATCACATTAGGTGGATCTAGGCTATTAATGGTAATCGCCGATGTGTTGGGTCCTGTAGATCGATATAGACCTTTGAACGTATAATCCGCTGAGTTTGCATTAGGAAGGTTGTTAATGTTAATGACTTCCGTATCCGACTCCACCTCATCCGAATATAATTTGATCCTCCCTGTACTAGAGGTATTTAGCGCGTTGTTTGATGTGCGAATGAAGTCAATATCAGCGATAAAACTTGCATCATTAGCAAGTAGAATACCAGTTCCCGTATTAAGTCCGGTCCCGTTTTCGAGTTGTCCTCCCTTTACCCTTAAGGTACCTGCAGTTACAACTATGGCTGCTGTACCGGCAAGGGTTACGCCGCCAGGAGTAAAAATACTATCGAAGTAAATGTCTGAGGTGGCCGTAGAATTATATTGAATACATACACCACCGACTCTAAAATCTTTGATATGTGCTTCGAGATTCGCCGAATCCTGAACAGAAATGCCTGTATAATCCGTGCCACCCTGAAGAAGGTTACCAACGATTCGAGTGATGACGTTCCCGCTTAGCAAAATGATATTTTGATCTAAACTAGGCTGGAAGACAGAGATCTCGTCAAAAGTAAGTGCTACATTGCCTGAAATCGCTTCTAAAGCACGTGTGCCCAATTGAATTTTATCAATGTTGCCATAGAAATTGCCTCCGGAGACCATAATTCCTATAGAAGAAGGCGTAAAAGTGTTGAACATGAGTCCTCCTTCTATGTCAAGATTGCCATTCACTAGTCTTATCATCTGCGCTGGAAAGAAGGCATCC
It contains:
- a CDS encoding ArsR/SmtB family transcription factor, coding for MLKDIQDSYYIESPEQATVLLNPIRGEIIAQLLEPGSAAEVARTLGETAQRINYHLKALEKAGLVERVGTRQVRNLVEVLYRAIAKTFVLAESLSMKPETLQRLKDQSSLAHLVTTSERIRRDAMLLMEQSDVGEEIPSATLQLQVYLSDAQQRQTFVEEYAAMVQQLVDRYSGCKDENDAYQVLLAVYPKPKE
- a CDS encoding cysteine hydrolase family protein, with protein sequence MMFQPHPDNTAIVITDPQNDFMCPGGRGYHLTKANIERNNTIQNLELLMRTAMNKGYQLFISPHYLYPHDYSWQFTGNEQKMLLGLRMYQVANAYTPPSFGADFVHSLKPYIFDRRTVVSTPHKVASPQTNDLVYQLRQHRKEKIIIAGVLSNICVESHMRHLIETGFETAVVYDATATISEEDFQAAVTNYKAFASASWTTMEAISYL